In the Silene latifolia isolate original U9 population chromosome 1, ASM4854445v1, whole genome shotgun sequence genome, agctatgcactactacagatacaggctataacaacggtcaaaaaccgttgttatataaaaaacggacattgttaaagcgtccgttgttaaaggttgtaacaacggttggtttatctaagaaacccgttgtgaaaactattaacaacagtTAAAAACCATTGTCGTTACGAGCCattcgttgtggaaagtttgactaatttttggtgggaaagttataacaacggttacaatagaaaaaaccgttgttataactaaagacaacggtttttttttaaataaccgttgttgttgatttaaaataaaaataaaaataaattttatattactagatgcatgcattattactgcccctTTATgcttccgatgcatgcattattactgctaaatccctgcatatgaaaggacacaatatatgaaatgagaagggttataagattttgcacaacttcctaaacatattaattaaaaaacaactcaaacgacacattactaagtataaattcatgcattatctcaataaccattccattatatcactatctccaccctaaactccaaaccctaaatctttaaaacctaataaactccaaacttccttcaacaatgaatgataccgttcgtaatacatgcattatgaccgagtacaacaagagtttcatccgccggttgctggaAATCGAGAGGAGGTACAAGAGCTACCTTGAGGAagctcggatcgcactcaaggacgcaaaaaaaaaaaaggcttgttagagccgcagataatacagctatatgacgatatagcatctgcggaacgaaacctccaaatagcaaaagaggagaggatgaatattaTAGAAGAGAATGCAACCATATATGAATAtctaagaattgtatttttagcaatgcattaagtttatgtatatatatcaattaattaagtttatgcattcctctccatcatcttctttgttttattttatttaatttgttttactaataaacgcagaaaactaattaagcgaataataattagagaaagaacaatgacgaagaaaaacacatgcaaataaaataattagagaaagaacaataatgacggagatgacaaaacctaaaaccataaagcgatagatatttacctgataattagagaaagaaagagacgatgacaacaacagtgacggtGATGATAAAGCGAagatgagaaagagacgatgagaaagagtgtggttgtgtgtttgtgtttgtggctgtaactgatctgtgtttgtgtggtatataaTGTGGTataagtattgacaacggttattacacataaacccgttgtcattagataaaatattaacaacgggtccttagaaaaccgttgttaaaaagtattaacaactggttttaatataaccgttgtaattacttttcaataattttgcgccaaattattaacaacggttataatgtattacagagtaaactgttgttattagtttttatattaacaacggttgtgcaagtttgacccgttgttaaaaccaataacaaggGTTAACAACAGATAACCGTTATAATTAAGTTTaataaaattcgcgccatccattctacaacgtcttatggtgattttagtgaataagcgttgttaaagggccttGTGGTTGCCtgaatttgtagtagtgatggGATACGTGAGAACTTGgctagtctacctagaagtctagaccacatatattagttaatcactttatttattttcgctgcgagttgtatcttattttatattaagtttagtttggttaagttataataaacatgtaatcgctaagttttaattaaaatactttgatttgttatactttgttattcactacctcggcaaaccgagatggtaacagtcttatttatttgggaatgtctagctaaaggctcctaaataaatgagggtgttacagttattgttgttaatttcatCGTTTATGTTCTCTTTAATTTGTAATGTCTGCTTTAAATCacatttttttttcgttttttcgttCCTATGTTTTGAATTAGTAGTCATCTTACTGTGTTtcttctacttttttttttttttttttttttttttttttttttttttttttttttttttgataaaatgtgagtatatatatatatatatatatatatatatatatatatatatatatatatcaaaaaataGGATTTACATGAAATGCAAATCCTTAGTTACATAAGGTTCATATGGCATAGCCAAGATACATCATTAGCACTCAAATTCTCCCTCCCTCTTCCTCTAACTCTAGCTTTCATACTATCATTTATCTGCAAGGCAACCTGTCTAGGATGCATTAAAACCATGTCATTCCTGCATTTGTTCCTCTGGAACCAGATAGAAAATACTTTTAATTTGATCTTGCTTTATTGTTATTTtcagtttaatttgtgttttccCTAAATTCCCtacgttttttttttggatttctaGGTTTTCAGTTCAATCTCAGCTTATTCTTCCTCTTTTCATCAATTCTCATATTATTTCAATCATAATCCCGATGTCAGGTACGTTATTGTTCTTAATTTCAGCTTTATGTTCTCTTTATTTTGTACTTTCAGCTTTAAATCAcatgttcttttatttttttgacaAATAGTCCCAATTATTAGTCATCTTACTGCTGTTTAGCGTGATAATTTATGTGTATCTTAATTCTTATTTCATGttttacatttttgtttgccCTAAGATTAAGTTGTGATATTGATATTCTTACAAAATATGATTGTTGTGATATGAATTGTCTAATTTAGTAAAAGCTGATGGGTGTGCTATGCATGTAGTCTCATTTGTGCCTTACaacatgtgtgatattgtttttcagaatatgtgatattgtttagcgtGATATGTAACATTGTTCAGACACCTGTATGATATTGTTTTCCTTCATATCTCTTAActtttacttgtttgtttacaTTGTACTTTGGTTGCTACTTCTTGTCGGATCCTACAAGTACTATAACTTCTTCTGCCCCTAACGATATTCATGAGTCTGCAATTACCTCTAACGATAGTAACGATATTCTCGAGTCTTTAATTACTTCTACTGTACATATTGAACCACCTGATGGACCTATCTCTACTCCacatgttgaacaacattctgtTACTTCTCGTGTGCATCAACTTCTTTTGGACTCCACACCTGGGAAATGTTTGGTTCGTGCGTTTTGGTGTGATGTAGAGTCTCGTAGAAACTACTCTTTGTTTGGTGATTATATCACTTATGATCCAACTTACAGTACGAATAAGTATTGTATAGTTTTTACTCCTTTTACTAGTGTAGACCACCATAAAAGGTCAGTTACTTTTGCTGCTGCATTGCTATTTCATAAGGATGAAGACTCGTTCAAGTGGGTCTTTAAAAAGTTCCTAGATGCTATGGGTCAGCGAGAGCCACACTGTATCATTACTGACCAATGTGCTGGAATAATGCTGGGTTTGCGCGCTGTTTTCAAACATGCTAGGcgcagatattgcatgtggcatatcatgcaaaAGGTCACTGATAAGGTGGGGCCTGTAATATCGAAAGAGACTGATTTTGTGAGCCGATTGAATGCTATTATTTGGGATGCTGAGTTAGAACCTCTGGAATTTGAAGAAAAGTGGTCTCAGTTGGTTaatgagcataatcttgaagGTAATTCTTGGTTGTCAACCATgtttagaaaaaagagaaaatggaTCCCAGCTTATTTTCGTGATATTCCTATGGGTTGTCTATTAAGAACAACTCAACGATCTGAGAGTCAGAATAATTTTTTCAAGCGTTTTGAAAATGCACATGGTACACTTGTTGAATTCTGGATGCGGTTTCAAAGTGCCATTGATGTACAACACCATACTCAAAAGCAACTAGATAGAGACGATTATTACTCTACCACAATTATCTACTTCTCTTAAGTTGGAATCTCATGCTTCCAAGCTTTATACACATGCTGCTTTTGTAGATTTTCAACTAGAAGCTACTGCTTCTATTTGTTCCCTTACTGTTGGTGGCTTCACACCACCTGCCAACGGTACTGAGGTAATTGATATAGTTAATGCTAGAACGCTGAAGACCTATCAAGTCATCTACAATTCTACAACCAATGATGAAGAATATTCTTGCAAGTTGTTCAACAGAAAGAGTATTATTTGCAGACACATTATCTGGGTTTACTCCGAGAAACAAGTAGACAGATTGCCTGATAAGTACATCCTTATGCGGTGGACCAAGAAAGCGCACAAGATCCCTCTTTATGGTTTACATGATGAGTTAATGGACGAATTTGATGCCACTGATTTAAGGAAGCTCGAGATGTGCAAGTTATGGTCAGAGTTCTACGCAACTATCAGTGTACTCAAGAATGTGCCTAAAAATCAGATCACTGATCTTGCAGACACACTGAAGCAATTTAGGTTCAAACTCAATCCGCAAGCAGAGTCAATGACCAAAGAGCAGAAGTTGGAGATGCTTCTTGGATGCAGTTCCTCAACTGAGGTGAAGATTCTACCACCTCGTCAGGAAAAGAACAACGGTAGTGGGAAGAGAATGATCTCTAAAAAGCAACGACAATGCATAGCGAAAGCGGAGAAGCCTAAAAGGCTTTGCCGTAATTGCAAACAAATGGCTCACCATGATAAGGTAACTGTCCTAATGCTTTTGTACCCGATGTCGACAATAAGGTATGCTCACCATGACAAGTATGTGTATGATTTATATTTTATGAAACCTTATATATGGTCTATGGTCACGAGTCAGaaataatatcacacgttattagaaataatatcacaccttatGTAAACCAATATCACTGTTTCACAAGTGCTTTACGTGTTATTCATacatacctttttttttttttttttgctttttaaaGAGAGTTCAGATaaggatgatgttgatgatgctgatgatggtTGATCGGTTGAAGGATTTTTCTGTTCATTAAATAAAGCAGCAGCAGCAAATAGACGACATACTTCATTACTAGTATATTATATACACCACAAACTTCATTATTAGAGTATAGATTATACGCTATTTATATAGATGATTTTATTCTTCCATGGCTTCATTAGTATAATATAGAATATAGTCGGTTATAATATTGGATCATTTTATTCGTCATTtgtcttatttttgtattttttgtgatactgagaaacaatatcacacgttatgttatataatatcacaccttatacTAAACAGTATCACTATTTTAGAAATAATTTACATGCCTCTCCTTTTTCATGTGTTGTCAATATATATCACACCCAGTGTATAAAAATATCACAAACTATTAGAAAGAATATCACACTTTACCAAGAACATACAATACTAAATCTTGAAGATTGTTTATACATGGAATATCACGCTATATTTCAAAACAATACCACACTTAGTTGTAGACAATACCccttgtgtgatattgttataCAATACCACAAGTCATTATAAACAGTATCACACAGACTGTAACAAAATATCACATAGtctgtgaaacaatatcacaaacatcAAAATAACATATCGCAGTTCataataaacaatatcacattttgTTTAAACATCATCACTGTAAGTTAGATTTATTATGCCTCTGCAGTTTTTGTAAAACAATATCAATATGTGtacacaacaatatcacaacattctAAAAACAATATCAAACTAAGATTTTAAAATCCATATCCATTGTTTTTTGAGAATCAATACCACAtagaagtgtgatattgtttagtataatgtgtgatattatTTTACTGCATATATGTTTTTATTATTGGGAAGCAATATCACAACAATTATAGCACAATATCACATGACACTTGAAAGAATATCACACTTTATCAAGAGTTATATCAAATCCAAAAGAGCCATCACTACTTGTTTACTATTATAAAAAGTTTACCATTAGATTCCTTGTCCTACTAACATTATATCTATTTAGTTCTAATTACAACTTTGTGCTAAAAGTCTAACAATCTAGTAGTCCTAattccttcctctacctctaccTCGGTTCTTAGGATTTGCAACGGTCTTTACTCGTTTGTATGTTAGTTTGGGCTCCTTTCtaccatcttcaccatctcttccGCAATCAGCTCCTCTGTAGAGCAAATACATAATAACAGTCAGTTATTATTTTTGGACACCTTTTCTTTTTGTATAACAATATTCTACCTTTTTGAATATAAAATCTGTAAATGTTAGGTTTTGGGTTTTATGTtttcctatgcgatttccgaagaattggTAATTCTGTATTAATCATCGGTATCCCAGTACAATCCTTCTTTGCTGTCGGCGAAACATCTTCTTTATTTGCCTCCTTGTGAACAACATCGACCTTCTCTTTTGTTGGAACTTCTACATTTGGTACTTCCTCCTTCTCAACAGTTTTCTCCTTCCCCTTTATCTTACCACCCTTCTCTTTTGCATTTTCGTTGTTCTTCTTCTTTTGCTTTAATGTCTTCAAAAGTTCCTCCTTTCCAGCTGAAAATTCTTTTAACTTTTCGATCAAAGGTGTCCTGTTCTCATTTATGTCAGATAAAAGCAATGCTGCTGCCATTTCTAGCCAGTAGTAGCGCCTATACACTTTCTGGTTCAAGtcggtgtaatactccgtatttattaattatataataataataataattttttattatatttaaCGAGTTGggtttgagacggaataataataataataataataataatagtaataataataatagtaatactaataatagtaatactaataatagtaatagtaatagtaataacaacaacaacaacaacaacaacaacaacaacaacaacaacaacaacaacaacaacaacaacaacaacaacaacaacaacaacaacaacaacaacaacaacaacaacaacaagggcTATCCCCGCTTGGTGGGGTGGGGGGGTACCTGAGGGTGGTTTCTAGCTATTGCGGGTGTGTttggatgagggtccttctttgtttcatgtggaggaggatcttgatttgagtgagcttaacctccgtcaatgtcggcggaagatttgtgacggtcactatactgctgctgttcgagtgctttcttcctctggggttgcCCCTACtctgatgccactcttgtggccttgcgaGAAAAGCATCCTATCGCcccacctccttcattgcctcctttgcCTGTGGATCATCATCCTCTAGTTGCCTCTTCGACAAtcgttttggatatgattcggagtttcccacgtagcacttcttgtgggagggatgagTTTCGTGCCCaccaccttatggactgtttgagtggcgctgttgtggccatctctgatgatttgatcacttctatcactagggtggttaatctttttctagAGTGCCGGTGTCCCCTAGCTCTTGGTGAGTACATTTCCAGTGCCTCGCTCACGCCGCTTGCTAAACCGGGTGGTGGTGTTAGTCCTATTGCTATTAGCactgtctggagacggcttgtctctaaggttggtgattttttggttggtccttctttgtcttcttattttgctggtcttcagtttggggtgggtgtgtccggtggaggagaggctattttGCATGCCTTGAATTGGCTCATTGAGGCCCGTGGTGCTGAGGTgggactttctatgttgctgattgatttccagaatgctttcaaccttgtcgatcgtgcgaccatgcttcaggaagtccATCATCGTTGCCCGGTtttttcccgttgggtggagttttgtcaCTCCAGCCCTGCCcatcttttttatggggagcattgcttctggacttgtcagggtgtccagcagggtgatcctttgggccttttgcttttcgctttggtttcgCATCCCTTGGTGTGCAAAATCCGAGACTCCTTTAACCTtactatgcaggcgtggtacttggatgatggcaccattgttggGGACACATTGGAGGTGGGGAGggttttggatttgattatggcagATGGTcctcgttttggactgcatcttaaCGTCGCTGGCCGGACTCTCttaggaggtttagttttcggtacttgtcgttaggagcacctagaccaaaacacaatttataactccacaaacaactctacaattagtaaagaggcaagtaaaggtcggatcccaagggacgggaattgagatgagattttcaattgcaactagcggtgtctaggggtgtcacaatttggggtttgaagtagaagatcactaaactaaatagtaatgaaaataaataagcaagatgattaaaaagggatgtaaacaattgataaaagacactagggtgtcatggggtcataggggattcatgggaattgatcatacaaacatattctcaaattataagcaagcaattattgttgtgatggatcgagttggtttatgtcttacaatcctaggaaagtttgggtcccggagccgaatcgattagattgtacaacacctacaagtcgacttaatcttccctactcaactatatgcatggtctaatgagactcgagttggtttatatcttacaagtctcattgaaaagataggtgatgggtaaaaaatgcaaggattcataggctcatatttcatcaaacataacatgtgcataagttgagatcacaataagcaagcaaataaactatgaaaacatattaaattaagcatgaatcatcccccatgttggtttcccttaattacccattaaccctagctaaggaaactactcactcattatcatgttgaacatgctagcaaggttgtcaattataccaacaaagtaaaacatgatgaataaatgaaaatgattaacaataattaaaaagggattaagagaattatacctactaatgattccaataataaagcaaagaataatagaagtacttgatgattgattggaaggttgtcaatctcccaacaataacccaaataatcttcaattacccaaaacaaacgatgaacaaaagagagattaaggaaatgaaacttgtattaagacttgattaaatgttgattacaagattaaagagagatttgattgatattaactacactaaagattgctaagaagaacatgccaatctaattaaactaatggggtatttatagtggggattaggtacataaattagggttaactaagggctaaaatgacgattaagtccttgaggaatcgccggtctcaagagagactccggtctacTTCTCGCCGGTCTTtggaaaatatgcgcatccttccttgaacaTGTAGAAGACGGATTTAGCTGTCataaaatccgagcgtccagggcacgggacgggcggattacgGAGGTTCTggccgagcggattcttggggtggacgggcggattgtggtggtatTATACACTCCCACCTACCATTCTACCCTTATATACataccttccaatcaatcatcaagtaataataataataataataataataataataataataataataataataataataataataataataataataataataataataataatacataatacaTGTATTATACACTCCCACCTACCATTCTACCCTTATATACATACCCCCACCCATACTACCCTATCCTTATCATTTCATTCATCATTTCCACCACACAATTTAGAGAGAAtcttagagagaaagaagagagaaaaagagaagaaaagagagatcgtcttttgtccctccgccccgagttcgtaaggtaagaccgtcttatgctagcctttatgttatttattttatacCTTTGACCCGTCCCTAACTTGACCCATCTTTGACCCACCTTTGACCAGCAATGGACGGCCGTTGACCACCAAAAATAGGCTTTGACCGAGAgttttaaaagggatttttaAGAGTTTGGTGACTCGGGTTAGAGCTGAGGTTTTGAGGGTGTTTCGGGTCGGTGTGGGTCTGGTTCTGGGCAGATCTGGGTCGAGGGAAGAGAGGTGAGTTGAGgggtggtcgtgggtggttgtTAGGGCGGCTGTAGGTGGTGGAAATGGGGGAGAAAAGGGAGGCGTCGAGTTgaggtttgttgttgttgttgttgttgtttgttgattgttgttgttgttgggtcgGGTATTTAGGGTAGTTGGCGGCGCAtcgggtggtgccatggtggccgGGAGTGgctgggtggttgttgttgtcgtgttagttagtgttgttgttggtgtgttgttgCTTGGTGCTGGTCGTGGGGTAGGGCGGCGGTAGGTGGTGGCTAGGGCTGACCTGGGCAGGACGGACCCACCGTGGTTGGGTCGTAGTCCACGGTTGggaggtgtggtggtggtggttgagtTTGAGTCGGATTTTAGGTAGTTGTATAAGACAGGTTTAATAAGTGTATAGGTATTCAATTAgtattagattagtatatttatacgtatttttattattatcgtattttaggagaTGAGTTTTGTGAAACGGTTTTACGAGAtgggcctagcttgtgtgacggattGCTTATGCGGATATGCTGTGAGGTTGGTTTATCCTGCtcagtttcattgttgtatttatttattaaatgagttttttatcatttaattgcattgagtgagtcgtATTGCATGTTGTTGGTCATGACCTAGGTTGCACCAAatcggacacggacacggacacgacacggacacgtgacacggcatcccatgaaatttaggacacgggacacgacatttaaatttaataaaatatatattttatagttatatatGTGTCATCTTATTtttgaaaagtattgaatattaaatttaaataagtgaaagtaaaacttacgttaattataactcattctcatttccaaaaccaaaaccaacttataatcaatctattttgACATATCATTACTAGTCTAAATAATATCATTTGTCTCCAATTCAACTTATTTCCCCATCAAATTTAATCATATAACAATTCTCGCCATTTaacttaaattcaacttgattccatTTGGAGGCCAGGTGTGTCCAtataccatggacacggctcaaaataccatggacacgtgccgaaataaaagatgaaagttagacacggctttacaagtgtccgacacgttttgacgtgtgtccgatgagtgtcgtgtccgacacgggtgtccgacacgggaacaccgattaggaggagtgtccgtgcaaccAAGGTCATGACGACTCGAGGAGTCAGGACATTTGAGGAACTGGTATCCATGGTATGTTTCGCATGTCATGGTGTATATTGTCTATCATGCATTTCATATTATGATGGTTGTTATATGCTGTGATTATATATGTTGGAGgattcgttgttgttgttgttgttgttgttgttgttgttgttgttgttgttgttgttgttgttgttgttgttgttgttgttgttgttgttgttgttgttgttgttgttgttgttgttgttgttgttgttgttgttgttgttgttgttgttgttgttgttgttgttgttgttgttttggagacgtaaggtGGTTGGGAGAACGTCTTAcacttaagtcgcctcttggagcttcccactcgaagagggatgtgcacattaatggcttgagttacatagggactcgtgtggttgaatCGCGACGTCTTGTAGTGGattcggttggcttccggacccagtacgtctgggcgtgtcccggtacttgTTTGTgcttgttggtatgtctgggcgtgtcccggtacctgtgtggttgttggtatgtctggacgtatcccggtaccagtgtggttgttgcATGTCTTGGCGtatcccggtaccgtggtggttgttgtttgatagtgtcccattcatatcatagtcatgttgtatattcacacacactcgagtcgagtcacactttatttatttaatgaaactgacgtttgttgtgtctgtgtaattgtcacctatttgcggggtggcctgtgtcgatccatatgacaTTTCCGATAATATGGGGAGCAGTTGCTTACAGGTTAGCCTTGGTACATGCGGGAGAAGGGACGAGCCGTGatgacattcgagtcgagcatagttgattagattagtttagtagtcatgagttgtattatacatttcatttattcatttacgtttatgtaatccactaaatatttctttatattacttatttcttaattgcaaca is a window encoding:
- the LOC141650485 gene encoding protein FAR1-RELATED SEQUENCE 12-like produces the protein MESRFVSTITSSAPNDIHESAITSNDSNDILESLITSTVHIEPPDGPISTPHVEQHSVTSRVHQLLLDSTPGKCLVRAFWCDVESRRNYSLFGDYITYDPTYSTNKYCIVFTPFTSVDHHKRSVTFAAALLFHKDEDSFKWVFKKFLDAMGQREPHCIITDQCAGIMLGLRAVFKHARRRYCMWHIMQKVTDKVGPVISKETDFVSRLNAIIWDAELEPLEFEEKWSQLVNEHNLEDFQLEATASICSLTVGGFTPPANGTEVIDIVNARTLKTYQVIYNSTTNDEEYSCKLFNRKSIICRHIIWVYSEKQVDRLPDKYILMRWTKKAHKIPLYGLHDELMDEFDATDLRKLEMCKLWSEFYATISVLKNVPKNQITDLADTLKQFRFKLNPQAESMTKEQKLEMLLGCSSSTEVKILPPRQEKNNGSGKRMISKKQRQCIAKAEKPKRLCRNCKQMAHHDKRVQIRMMLMMLMMVDRLKDFSVH